TTTCCATCGAAGAAAAGCCAAAAAAGCCAAAATCTGCCTACGCCGTCACCGGACTGTATTTCTACGATAACGACGTAGTAGATATTGCCAAGCAGGTAACTCCTTCAGAGCGCGGCGAGCTAGAAATCACCAGTGTGAACAACGCCTACCTGCAGCGGGGGGATTTACGCGTAGAGCGTCTTGGTCGCGGGTTCGCTTGGCTAGACACCGGTACTCATGACAGCTTGTTAGAAGCCAGCCAATACGTACAAACGATTGAACACCGCCAAGGTCTTAAAATCGCTTGCCTAGAAGAAATCGCCTGGCAGCAGCAGTGGATCAGCGACGAATGCTTAGCTGAGCTCGCCAAACCACTCGCTAAAACCCAATATGGCCAATACCTACAACGCCTACTCAAAACGAAAGGTAATAAGTAAGGGGTGAGTAGTGAGGAGAAAGTAATCTTACCCCTCAAGCCTTACATCAAGCTCCTCACCTTTCACCTCTTACGGTTTAGATATGCAATACGAAAAACTCGCCATTCCTGATGTTGTGCTTATTACCCCCCAAGTCTTCGGCGATGAGCGCGGCTTCTTCATGGAAACCTTTCGCCAAAGCGAATTCGAAGCCCACTGTGGGCATCACACCTTTGTGCAGGATAATCACAGTAAATCCGCCCAAGGCATACTGCGTGGCCTTCATTACCAGCACCAACAGCCGCAGGGCAAGCTAGTGCGGGTAACCCAAGGTGAAGTCTTCGATGTAGCGGTAGATATGCGCCAAAGTTCGCCAACCTTCGGCCAGTGGGTTGGCGCAATGCTTAGCGAGCAGAACAAGCAAATGTTATGGGTGCCACCCGGGTTTGCTCATGGCTTTTATGTCACCAGTGAACAAGCCGAATTTCAGTACAAATGCACCGATTACTACGCCCCAGGGGATGAAGTATCGCTGCGCTGGGATGACCCCACACTTAATATTCAATGGCCGTTGGTAAACAGCCGGGCACCCATGCTTTCAGCCAAAGATAAACAAGGCTTAAGTTTGCCAAATGCCCCTCGTTTTAATTAAAATTAATGATTGCTAAAGAAAAGAATGGAGCTGCTCTCACCATGTCCTTAGTCGTGTACGTAGGAATAGATAAATTCAAGGCCGAATCAGGCGCCGCCCTGCGCGAGCAAAACGCGACTGAACTAACGTTAAGCGACATTGCAAAGGGGCAGCCCAGCACTGATGAAGCCAGCACCGTTGAAGACCAATTGCTGGTGATTGATATGTTTAGTGAAGAAGCGTTAGCGTCACTTAAAAGCTGGCTGAAAAAAGAGACAGCGCATGCATGTATCATCGCTTGGCCGCAGCCTGTTGCTTGGCTGGCGGCTAGCCTGGCAACCGGGACAACAGGCGAGGAAGCGTTAAGTGATTGGCTGTCGCAAGCTAAACGTTTACTCGCGCTTTTTCGCTCAGCTCGCCGTCAAGTGACGTTGGCTGGTTACATGCCTGGCTGTGAATTAGAAGTGATTAAAGCGCCAGTGATAGACCGCTCTGAAAATCCGATATATCAACTAGCAGCGGCGTATCTGAGCAGTCAATCTCAAGCATTACAAGATACCTATGCCTACTTGGCAGCCAGCAGCAAGGAGTGCCCGGTTGTAGAGGCGCGCGAGGCAGAGATGGCTCAAGCAGCGCTGAGCGAATATCACGCTCGGCAAGCGGAGAGTGAGCAAGGCCAGCGAAATGGTCGTGCGCTAAAAGAGGCAGACGCCGCCCAGGAACGCCAGCAGCAGGATATTGCCCGCCTGAAAGGTGAATTGAGTAGTACCCACGATGAGTACGCCCTAGTGCTCCAACAACTCCAAAACACACAAGAATTCTTAGCAGAAGGAATCAATGATCTTCAAACGTTGAAAAAAGAAAACGAAGCACTTAAGCAAGCTTTTGATACTCAGCGCAAAGAGAAAGATGTTACTCAGCAACACAATCAGGTGCTGAAAAAAGAAAACGAAGCACTTGGACAGGCTTCTGACACACTTAAGATGAACGTTGAGACTCAGCGCAAAGAACAAAGTGCTATTCAGCAACATGTTCAAACGCTGCAAAAAGAAAACCAAACACTTAAACAGGTTTTGGAGACAGAGCAGAAAGACCAAGCAGTCATTTTGCAGGCGCTGCAAAATGTGCAAATAGAAGCCGCTGAAATATTCGATATGTTGCAGCAAGTCAGGGCCACTGATTTTGAGCACAGAGAGCAAGCGATTGCCCAGCAGGAACTCACTGCAGCGCAAAATGTGCAATTGCTGAGTACCCTGCAGGAGGCCCAACAGGCGTATGAAACGTTGTATGTAGAACAGCAAGCACTATCTGAGCAGCTATTCACGGTATACCCGCAAAACCAGCAAGAGCTTGAAAAGAACGCTTCTGAGCAGATAAACCTCCGCCAGCAGCTGGAAAAGCG
This genomic window from Halomonas sp. TD01 contains:
- the rfbC gene encoding dTDP-4-dehydrorhamnose 3,5-epimerase is translated as MQYEKLAIPDVVLITPQVFGDERGFFMETFRQSEFEAHCGHHTFVQDNHSKSAQGILRGLHYQHQQPQGKLVRVTQGEVFDVAVDMRQSSPTFGQWVGAMLSEQNKQMLWVPPGFAHGFYVTSEQAEFQYKCTDYYAPGDEVSLRWDDPTLNIQWPLVNSRAPMLSAKDKQGLSLPNAPRFN